CCCATATTTCGCATTGATTTTAATGGACATTTTTTATTTGACATATTTTTGAGCTAAAGGACATTTAAGAAAGTAAAATACGTTCATCAACAGATCTTTAAATCATCATGAAGGTGATTTCCGCATTTTGCTTTCGCGCTTTGCCATGCAGCGTTACTTAGTTCCAGGTTTGGGAGAACTGTTGGGTTTGGGAGAACTGTTGGGTTTGGGAAAAGGTGTCGGGTTTGGGAGAAGTGTCGGGTTTGGGAGAAGTGTCGGGTTTGGGAGAAGTGTATCTGCCAAAGAACAGAATGCTATTGGTTTTGTTGTGTCGAATGAAAAAGAGGAAGGGATGATCAGCAGTGAAAATCTTGTCAGGCTGTAAGTTAATGCTTGTGAGCTCTATCATCACCGCTGTAGAACCTGCTGCTTCAGTTCCTTCCTCATTCACCTCCACAAAAGACTTGTGAATAACTTTGGTCACGAATAAGTCACGAGCCTCAGACATTCCAGATAGATCTGCCTTAGAAACATTGAAAAGATCTCGCATGCCTAAACTGGACAGAGGCGAGTTGAGCTCATAGTCATCTTCCAGTTTAAATTTGGGCAGACGAACCTGAACATCCATTTTGCGCATACGGTTTTGAAGTGTCCATTCTTGCAGCTTTTCTAATGTAAGTTCCTGCTCCAGCTAATAGACCAAAACAGAAAACATCAGTTAGAGACCAAAACAAGAAAAGCCCAGTTACAAAGgaaagggccagagtgatctcctggactgggttTGATTGCACGGGAAGATCGAGAGCAATTTCTCAGATTTTTCCACCAAATTGGTCTggattttaaatctgtttttttgccttgcCCAGGAGACCACATGATTTTTGGGTGGGATGGAGAGCGATGTTCCCTCTAAATTTTtattgggtgcgtggcccctttaatgtgctgcgcggcccattcacacttctgcgcatgcacaattttgtccatttaaaagccggtgaacgGCCTACACAGGAGTTCCAGACCGCTGCGCGGCAACACGGCTCAACAGGAACACTggtggagagtgtatatattgtgagatACAAGGTGTCACAattatgtgggacaggctggatggacgtgCTTTGAGGAGGGTGTGCTGGATAGCAATCACAGGTAGAAttcctgcctgattttcctttcctagTCCAGGGTTGAGTTATCATTACACAGAAAGGCATTCTATAAAGAATAGTGCATTATACAGTAACAGGGTGGCGAGAGAGCACAGTTGAGACCTAGGTGGGAGAAAAATGTGATCTAGGTCCAAAGGACGGGGGAGGCGGGCGAAAGAGGGGATGAGAgcaagaacatgatccagatgggaaGATCAATCGCATTCTTCCACCTTTTGTCGGGCCTGAATCAcgttcttcctcccccaccccctttacacctgcaCTAGGTtaaccctctcctcccccaccccctttacacctgcaCTAGGTtaaccctctcctcccccaccccctttacacctgcaCTACGTtaaccctctcctcccccaccccaccaccgactctagaccgcagcggttcaagaaagcagctcactaccacctcccTCAGgttactagggatgggcaataaattaatGAATTTAAAATTATGAGGATATTCTGTGTATCGTCCTAAACATGCCTAACATTACATTTATGTGTTATTTtccagactcgactgttccaatattctcctggccagcctctcatcttCTACCCTCAATGAACGGCTAGTAGTTGTATAATGGATCAAATCACACATTGCAAAGATCTTGATTACTCAGGCAGGCAGGATCTATTTCCACATTATCGAcagactgctgggtgtgtcttgacctccaaggggaccaatcagaactctCGTGTTACAAATAGTTACAACCTAAAAAGATACAATACCTTTTGGAGACCTGTGGAATCATCCATGATGTCATCTGGTAACAAGATGATCATACTTAATTCTTCATCAACGTATGGAAGCTCAAGAACTTGAATTTTAACTTCAGGAACGTGATGGATAAGTAACTTCCCCTTTTGGTACATCATTTTCACCGGCCTTCTTTCAGTCTATAAATAGTAACATTCATTGCATGTAATTCTTTTGAAATTTAAACTATTCAAAGAAAGCGTTGAAGGAGAAAGGTACAGGAATTATTTAAAAGAAAAGATAAACATATAGGTAAAAACACAGATGATGCTGTAACCGGCAAAATAGACACATTGTTGTATCATGTTTTAGTGCACTAGTCCGAAAAAGACCCTCATAATTGCCTAAAGTTTGACAAGAGTACTCACTGCTATATCGTTGTAAGCAGTAAGGATGCTTTACAAGCAATCTATTTTACCCAATCTATTGtacatatgtttgtgtgtgtggcgtGCACTCTTCTGAAAGATGCAATGAAGTATCGTCCATAGATCATTTAGTCAATAAGCCACGTTACTAATTTACATCTCTGGACTGATCAAAATACATTGTTGGCTTTGAATAAACAAAACACTCTGTGGGAGAAGGCCCACTTGTAGTTCAGAATATTTCCTGGTTCTAAAATGTGGTCACCTTTATTCTGGTACCCTGGCAATAGGTCACTTAAAATCAATCATTATATCAAAAAACAAGTTTGGTTCTTCTAAATTCCCTGAACATAG
This DNA window, taken from Pristiophorus japonicus isolate sPriJap1 chromosome 5, sPriJap1.hap1, whole genome shotgun sequence, encodes the following:
- the LOC139263769 gene encoding leukocyte elastase inhibitor-like, with the translated sequence MEDLSKANSHFALDLFRKLIKENQAGNIFFSPFSISSALAMVYLGAKNNTASQMAKALHFDQVGDLHSGFQKLQSAINQADVSYLLKVANRLYGEKTYNFLEEFCKSSKQYYGADMSGVDFQTAADKTRQVINKWVEAQTEGKIQDLLAQGSVGSDTKLVLVNAIYFKGSWAEKFNEQFTKEMPFRLSKTERRPVKMMYQKGKLLIHHVPEVKIQVLELPYVDEELSMIILLPDDIMDDSTGLQKLEQELTLEKLQEWTLQNRMRKMDVQVRLPKFKLEDDYELNSPLSSLGMRDLFNVSKADLSGMSEARDLFVTKVIHKSFVEVNEEGTEAAGSTAVMIELTSINLQPDKIFTADHPFLFFIRHNKTNSILFFGRYTSPKPDTSPKPDTSPKPDTFSQTQQFSQTQQFSQTWN